AATGCGCGCAGTGACCACAAATTCGCACTGCGCAGGGACCGTGTTCACAGCATTGCCGCCCTTGATCAACCCAGTCGTGATACAGGGAAACGGACATGCGTATTCAGGGTCCTGGCGGCCGTTCTTGCGCAGGTCCACCGCGATCTCGCGCACCTTTGTGATGATTTGCGCAGCATACTCGATCGCGTTGCAGCTTGTGTTCATGAGCGCCATCGACGAGTGAATCGCCTTTCCCTGCACAGATACGCTCCACTGAGTAAAGCCCTTCGAGCCAACGTAAACGTTCATGTCCGTCGGTTCACCGATGAGGCAGGCGTCCGCCAGGAACCCATGTGCCTTCAGATATTCGATCAAGTACGGCACGCCGGTGCAGCCCACTTCCTCGTCGAATGAGAAGGCGTAGTGCACGGGCTTCACACGATTCATTCTCAGGAACTGTGGCGTCAGCGCCAGCACAACGGCCAGGAAGCCCTTCATGTCGCAGGCTCCGCGGCCAAACAGCTTGCCGTCCTTCTCCACCATCGTGAACGGGTCGCTGTCCCACTTCTGCCCATCCACCGGCACAACGTCCGTGTGGCCTGAAAGCACGATGCCGCCCTGCATCGCGCCGTTCTCGCCGGGAAGCGTCGCCCACAGGTTGGCATGCGTCTTCTCCGGGTTGTATACGAACGTCGACGCAACGCCGACGGACCTCAGGTAGTCGCGCACGTATTCCACCATCGGCAAGTTCGAGTTGCGACTCGTCGTGTCGAAACTGATGATCTTTGCCAGCCACTCGCGGAACGTCTCCGGATAGGACATGGTGAGGCACCAATTGTGTTTTCGGTAAAGGGGAACGAACAGGAAACCGACGTGAGATGCTGAGGTGGCCGATACGGAGGTGCACAACGTATGAAGGGAGCGGAGGCGGGTGCTGGAGAGCGATCCTAGCGGTTGCAACCCGAgtgcagagagaagagatgTCGTTCGCGTTGCTTGACGTGTAGTTGCTCTTTTGTGGTTTTCATGGTTTGAGAACGCTAGTCGGAGAATGGAGCACCATCATGGGCAGGacgtgagagagaaagagagacagagataCACACGTAGCGACGGTGGAAAGGAGGGCATCAAGCCAGTGTCAGGCCGCAAGTGTGGAGATGCATGGTCGATGAAGAGGGAGATCAGCACGAGAGGGTCACTGAATGGCTCGCGTagacgcagagagaggagtaCAGCCACGAATctcgccacggcggcgtgccACTACCCGTACCGACCCACAACAGCATCGTGAGGTAGGCCAAACAAAACCAAGCACCGCACGCAGCCAACAGAAAAGGCAAGCGCGCGTGGCTCGTGGCGTGGGCGTGCACGTGGGTCATGGCTGCACCACTTGCTCGGTGGTATCCGCAAGACACTCGAGATGCATATCGAAAGCTTCAAAAAGTGGTAGTAGCCAAGGCTAATGGGGGTGTGGTgcgaggggtggggagagggcggtAGAGTTGGGCAAGCAcatgaggggggggggcgggtaGGATGGGGACAAAACAAACGAAGAAAACAAGAGCGTGACAAAGGCAAGGAAACATACGAAACAGCCAAGGCGGAGCGCGCGGACATAGGAAGAAAGCAGAGTGGTTAAGACCAGCatcgcggcaccgctgccgcgatgATTGATGCATGCATGCAGGGCTCGCTACACGACGACGTAGTGGCatccttcctctcctttaTCGGCAGGCGAAACGGTGCCACCTGAGCGGCCGCGGTTAGGCGACGGCAACGGAAAGCACGTGAGACTTCCCACGCAGAGCCgtggcgatggcgtcgcAGATTtcgacggcgctgtcgaaGCGGCGTgttgcagctgcacctccgtAGACTGCACTTGCGCCACCCAAACTGTTCTTCCGTCGGCGGCAAAGCCGCTCTCGCAGTGCAGCCACCCGTCGTTGGCGGCTGCCCCCGCACCTGGCGGggcactgctgctctctGCATAGGAGCTGGAATAGTTGGCCCTGGATGacccagctgcagctgccatcACGGCGCTACCCAGTCGCCGCGGAGTAGATTTCGCCGAGGCAGCACTGGCGCTCGCAGCTGGGTGAGGCATCAAGTTCACCTTGTGCTTGCACTCAGCTCGTACTTTGctcgctcctgcagcgccgccaatCACCGTAGGCGAGCGCGCACCGTGAGCAGGAAGCGATGACGAAACCCTTGCCTCCCTCGCCGACTCCCAGGATTGAACGATGGCTGCGCAGTCGAAGACGTGTAGCGTTCCATTGGCGCTGAGGGCGGCGATCCGGTGCGCGTCTTGCTGCACCGCGAGCGAGAGCACCGCGGCAGGGCGGTGGCCCCGCTGTAGCTCTACCAGCAACGCACCAGTAAGACTGTCAAAGAGCTTCACGGTTGTGCCAAGCTCCGAGGCGGTGGCCAGCAGTCGACCATCTGGGCGAAAACGCAGATGTGTCACGGCATGGTGATGCGCTGGGATGGTGCGCTGCTCCAtgggcggcgtggcagcACCAAAGGCGCCACTGGTCGTCGCattggccgctgccgccgtggtgctTAGGGAAGTTCGCCCAGGGCCGACGGCTGCGGACACCCCCGAGGCCTGTCTGCCACCGTCTCCTGTTTGCGCTTGTCGGCGTGATGTAGACGGTACACAATGTAGCGTTAGCACCGTCACATCACCACCGTACCCGCGTGCAGATTGAGGGAAGGCGACGGCGTACGATGTGCCACCGCCCGCCTtccgcgacggcaccgccgccgagaGGTCCAGCACTCCACGTGGGTTCAGAGGTTTGTACATGCTCTGCTGTCGAATATACCGCAAAGTGCGGAGGTCGACGAGGTGAAAGAGGTCAACAGCTGCCACGAGGAGGACAGACGAGTTCGCCctcagcgccagcaccggtgACCCGCAGAAGTGCAGCGCGGCTAGGCAAGTGCCACTGGTAGCGTCGAACAGGTATACATAGCGTCGGCACTCAGCCTCAGCGGCTACGAGGGCCGAGACGTTGGCTGGGTCTTCTGCTGGCATAGGCGACTCGGGCAGCTCCTCGTCACCAGGTGacgaagcagcggcgtctgcgccaaCGCCAGAGCCGCTGTtgctactgctgctcgccggtggcgcggctTCAGCATCGTGACTCTGCCCCTCGTCCACTCGTGTCACGGCTACCGTGGACGGCACAAACACCGGTGGACGAGCTCGAAACACGACAGCGACAAGGGCACTGTCGCCAGCCATTGTCGCCGTGTATACGGGCGTGCGCCAGAGCGCGGTAGGCGGGGCAGTACCATCGGCACTGCCAGCACTGTCCGAGGTGGGTTCAGAAGATaccgcggcggtggaaggagggcgggggtgcagcggctgcaccacTGCCCCCCCGCGCTGCTCGCACGCCGTCATGAGCTTATATGCCCTGGCACCCGCCACAGTCGATAGGACAGCGACGGTGCAGGACGGGTTGAGTGCGCAGGCAGAGGGGTAAAAGCGGCGCCGTCCCTCCGCCATTCGGTGCGCCTCTGCGGTATTGAACGCAGCGCTGAATGAGATTTCCATGATCGCGATGGGGAACGAAGTTGCTGCCCTCCTTGACGCTGTAAAAGAGCTTGTTTGCGTGTATCCTTTTGGTGCCTCGATGAATTCAGCgcggaagagaggaggagagaacgagagagggcGGACAAGGCGATCCGTCCACTCGCACAGATGAGGCAACACATCCACCGGAacgtcagagagagagagagaaacacgcACCAGCCTGCGAGTAGCAGCCCTTAAAACTATACGCACCCTGCCCGGATGCGAAACAAGGAGAATTCGGCGTGTCGCTCTGCCCGGCCATAGCAGGCATGTGCGTGGCCGGCACACGCGAGAGAAAAGATGACGAAGGTagagagaaacagaaagCATGAGGAAAGGGCGAGAGGGGAACGTGAGGCCCGTCGGCCGCAGGAAAGACGCGGAGACTATCTGGTATgaggagggagcgggagGGTGCCGCGCATTCCCCAAACCTTCCCCTCGCCTTCGAACCCAAGCACCAaggcgcacacatgcgcgcgccaTGGCGCTTTTCCTCGCAGCACCTCGAAGACAGAAAGAGACTACCGCGTGCAGCGGTGTAACGGAGTTGTGaccctgctgcagcgcaaggaGCGTTTCGCGAGTGAGGCCAGATGAAGATGGTGATGGAAGCAACGGCGAGCCTAGCGATGCGTGACCACCCTTCGCAACTCTCCCCCCTTCGAAGCATAGAATCAAGCACAGACAGTGAGACGCGCATACGCGTACACGCTTAAGCGTAGAGAAaagcacgcgcgcgtacTCTTCCTTCCTGAGATGTACGCAGCCAGCGCCCACGCGATTATGCACCACTGCCTCCACCCCCTGTTCTTCCTcactcacccccccccacaatGCTCTCCCCTTCATACGCGCCATaccgaaacacacacgcacacatgcaaacACATACACGCCAATACGCGTTGCCAGCGATGGCTGCAGACATGGCGTGGATGTGTACAGTGgcacgagggagggagggaggggggaggggagggggtaggtGCTTAGAACAGAGGGAAAAAGACAGCGGTAGTAGACATCACACAAATGGAATAGGGGGCAAGTACAAGCTGGCAGTCAGGCACGTGTAACAACGAGTAACCACAGGATCACTCTCCACAACGCGCCTCGAGCACGCCCCTGCGTTGCCATTC
The nucleotide sequence above comes from Leishmania donovani BPK282A1 complete genome, chromosome 29. Encoded proteins:
- a CDS encoding glutamamyl carboxypeptidase, putative; translation: MSYPETFREWLAKIISFDTTSRNSNLPMVEYVRDYLRSVGVASTFVYNPEKTHANLWATLPGENGAMQGGIVLSGHTDVVPVDGQKWDSDPFTMVEKDGKLFGRGACDMKGFLAVVLALTPQFLRMNRVKPVHYAFSFDEEVGCTGVPYLIEYLKAHGFLADACLIGEPTDMNVYVGSKGFTQWSVSVQGKAIHSSMALMNTSCNAIEYAAQIITKVREIAVDLRKNGRQDPEYACPFPCITTGLIKGGNAVNTVPAQCEFVVTARITDNETPDAIERRVRSYVNDHVLPAMREEYPDAEVKVTRPLSMPAFNGKEAASVTQKALMLRKATRTYKTGGGTEGGYFEDVLGVSTVIVGPGPQAMAHLPNEYVLVDQMEKSTEFTMALVRLYTDPSYCGAGNL